In Flavobacterium sp. CBA20B-1, one DNA window encodes the following:
- the deoC gene encoding deoxyribose-phosphate aldolase: MKQITEFLDATYLQTAEQANITSFENDAIVADLLQNAVANKYKCVMILPEYVQQAKQFVIAHKSKVLVGTVISFPHGTASTEEKCLQIQNAINNGADELDVVIDYLAFKNGAVSLVQNQVRECTMICLQQFKTIKWIIETAALSNKEIIQITTLIKNVVIKNCKENDYARVFVKSSTGFFTTENNQPNGATPDHITLMLENATPLPVKASGGIKKLTDALFYIQIGVKRIGTSSQKQILLETTTI, from the coding sequence ATGAAACAAATCACTGAATTTTTAGATGCCACCTATCTGCAAACAGCCGAACAAGCAAATATAACTTCTTTTGAAAACGATGCCATTGTAGCAGATTTATTGCAAAATGCCGTTGCCAACAAATACAAATGCGTAATGATTTTGCCCGAATATGTGCAGCAAGCCAAGCAATTTGTAATCGCGCACAAAAGTAAAGTGTTGGTTGGAACCGTAATCAGTTTTCCACACGGCACTGCATCAACCGAAGAAAAGTGTTTGCAAATCCAAAACGCTATAAACAATGGTGCAGATGAATTAGATGTAGTGATCGATTATCTTGCATTTAAAAATGGTGCTGTTTCCTTGGTCCAAAATCAGGTAAGGGAATGTACGATGATATGTTTGCAACAATTCAAAACCATAAAATGGATTATAGAAACGGCGGCATTATCCAACAAAGAAATTATTCAAATCACCACATTGATTAAAAATGTTGTGATAAAAAATTGTAAAGAAAATGATTATGCACGCGTTTTTGTGAAATCATCAACGGGATTTTTCACCACCGAAAACAACCAACCCAATGGCGCTACACCCGATCATATTACGTTGATGCTTGAAAATGCTACACCATTGCCTGTGAAAGCTTCCGGTGGCATTAAAAAGTTGACCGATGCCTTGTTTTATATACAAATAGGAGTGAAACGAATTGGTACCTCTTCCCAAAAGCAAATTTTATTAGAAACAACAACCATATAA
- the cyoE gene encoding heme o synthase, which yields MTKVGLAISVVFSTLAGYLLAVEDWQQIDIMKLMMLAVGGYCMVGASNAFNQIIEKDLDAKMDRTKNRPVSSGRVSKNTAFILAAALTIVGLAILYIVSPKTAMFGAISIFLYTSVYTPLKPLTPLAVFVGAFPGAIPFMLGWVAHTDQFGIEAGMLFLIQFFWQFPHFWALGWFLFNDYEKGGFYLLPTRKKDKKTALQVILYCVWLIIASLLPATGYTGRLYLSPIAAVLVLAAGLWMLYGGVQLYRKQTDKSAKTLMLISVTYITLIQIIFILDKFLR from the coding sequence ATGACCAAAGTAGGTTTGGCTATTAGTGTGGTTTTTTCTACATTGGCCGGATACCTTTTAGCGGTGGAAGACTGGCAGCAAATCGATATAATGAAATTGATGATGCTTGCTGTGGGTGGCTATTGCATGGTGGGAGCATCGAACGCATTTAATCAAATCATCGAAAAAGATTTAGATGCAAAAATGGATCGCACCAAAAACCGTCCGGTTTCTTCAGGGCGAGTTTCAAAAAACACAGCGTTTATATTGGCTGCAGCACTTACGATTGTTGGTTTAGCAATTTTGTATATCGTGAGTCCTAAAACAGCTATGTTTGGTGCTATTTCCATCTTTTTATATACAAGCGTTTATACACCTTTAAAGCCCTTAACGCCATTGGCCGTATTTGTAGGTGCTTTTCCTGGAGCCATTCCGTTTATGTTGGGTTGGGTGGCGCATACCGATCAATTTGGTATTGAAGCCGGAATGTTGTTTCTCATTCAGTTTTTTTGGCAGTTTCCCCATTTTTGGGCATTGGGTTGGTTCTTGTTCAACGATTACGAAAAAGGCGGATTTTATTTATTACCCACACGGAAAAAAGACAAAAAAACAGCATTACAAGTTATTTTATACTGTGTGTGGTTAATCATTGCATCGTTATTGCCGGCAACAGGTTACACCGGAAGATTGTATCTTTCACCAATCGCAGCAGTTTTGGTTTTGGCGGCAGGTTTATGGATGCTCTATGGCGGTGTGCAATTATACCGCAAACAAACCGACAAATCGGCAAAAACACTAATGCTTATAAGCGTTACCTATATTACATTGATACAGATTATTTTTATATTAGATAAATTCTTGCGATAA
- a CDS encoding cytochrome c oxidase subunit 3, which translates to MNTEELQAEKIQKGKAYKTMLIFAMGSIVMIFAGLTSAYVISKNRPDWLKDFQLPQAFLWSTLVIVLSSITFHLAKKAIQKNNRSTTSLLLGLTFLLGISFVMLQFQGFNQIIEAGYYFTGSASTITTSFLYVVVLVHIAHLAGGLISLLIVIYNHYKQKYNATQTLGIELSAMFWHFLGFLWLYLFLFFTFYK; encoded by the coding sequence ATGAATACTGAAGAACTTCAAGCAGAAAAAATACAAAAAGGAAAGGCATACAAAACCATGCTTATTTTTGCAATGGGCAGTATTGTGATGATTTTTGCCGGCTTAACAAGTGCTTATGTGATTAGTAAAAACCGTCCGGATTGGTTAAAAGACTTTCAATTGCCACAAGCATTTTTATGGAGTACGTTGGTGATTGTTTTAAGCAGTATCACATTTCATTTAGCCAAAAAAGCCATACAAAAAAACAACCGTTCCACCACAAGTTTACTATTAGGACTTACTTTTTTGTTGGGAATTAGTTTTGTGATGTTGCAGTTTCAAGGATTTAATCAAATTATTGAAGCCGGATATTATTTCACAGGAAGTGCAAGTACCATCACCACATCGTTTTTATATGTAGTGGTTTTAGTACATATTGCCCATTTGGCAGGTGGATTAATTTCATTGTTAATCGTAATTTATAATCATTATAAACAAAAGTATAATGCAACTCAAACCCTTGGAATAGAGTTAAGTGCGATGTTTTGGCACTTTTTAGGATTCTTGTGGTTGTATTTGTTTTTATTTTTTACTTTTTACAAATAA
- a CDS encoding cytochrome c oxidase subunit 3: MGATVTTAATKEQTWGGGEDVQPLGASYGKMMMWFFILSDSLTFAGFLAAYGFTRFKFIDSWPIADEVFNHFPFMHGVDAPMFYVALMTFILIFSSVTMVLAVDAGHQMKQKKVAVYMLLTIVGGLVFVGSQAWEWKNFITGTYGAVETRGGEILQFVNKDGKRVALAEFADTTIAREDAALTRSKGVWGMSGGSNTSVSLSQVKAGLENNPDILIRTQYTDPENKHKKITLSREETLKRANDFQYVVEGANLVRNEYGHKSFGDLFFFITGFHGFHVSVGVLLNIIIFFNVLLGTYEKRRTYEMVEKVGLYWHFVDLVWVFVFTFFYLV, from the coding sequence ATGGGAGCGACAGTTACTACAGCAGCGACTAAAGAACAAACTTGGGGAGGTGGCGAAGATGTCCAACCTCTTGGAGCGAGCTATGGGAAAATGATGATGTGGTTTTTCATTTTGTCAGATTCATTAACATTTGCCGGATTCCTTGCCGCTTATGGTTTTACAAGATTCAAATTTATTGATTCGTGGCCAATAGCCGATGAGGTATTTAATCACTTTCCGTTTATGCATGGTGTAGATGCACCAATGTTTTACGTGGCATTAATGACTTTTATCTTGATCTTTTCATCGGTAACGATGGTATTGGCAGTAGATGCAGGTCATCAAATGAAGCAAAAGAAAGTAGCCGTTTATATGTTATTAACCATTGTAGGCGGTCTTGTTTTCGTTGGATCACAAGCTTGGGAGTGGAAAAACTTCATCACAGGAACTTATGGTGCTGTGGAAACAAGAGGTGGCGAAATTTTGCAATTTGTTAATAAAGACGGAAAACGTGTAGCATTAGCAGAATTTGCTGATACAACAATTGCGCGTGAAGACGCTGCATTAACAAGAAGCAAAGGCGTTTGGGGAATGTCTGGAGGATCTAATACATCCGTATCATTAAGCCAAGTGAAAGCAGGTTTAGAAAACAACCCAGATATATTGATTAGAACACAATATACCGACCCGGAAAATAAACATAAAAAAATAACCTTATCTCGCGAAGAAACTTTAAAACGTGCAAACGATTTCCAATACGTGGTAGAAGGTGCAAACTTGGTGCGCAACGAATACGGTCATAAAAGTTTTGGCGATTTATTCTTCTTTATAACAGGTTTCCACGGATTCCACGTTTCAGTAGGGGTATTGTTAAACATCATTATTTTCTTTAATGTATTGTTGGGTACTTACGAAAAAAGAAGAACTTACGAAATGGTTGAAAAAGTAGGATTATACTGGCACTTTGTAGATTTAGTATGGGTGTTTGTATTTACATTCTTCTATTTAGTATAA
- a CDS encoding cytochrome C oxidase subunit IV family protein: protein MGAHASNTKRIWQVFIYLSILTIVEVVLGIYKPDALFHNSLLNLSYLNWIFIILTIVKAYYIMWAFMHLEGEKSSFRWSIVAPMVFLIAYLACLLLIEGDYIHDVFKTSSMRWMF, encoded by the coding sequence ATGGGAGCACACGCATCAAATACAAAAAGAATTTGGCAAGTATTCATTTACTTATCAATCCTTACAATAGTAGAAGTTGTTTTGGGTATTTATAAACCCGATGCATTATTTCACAACAGTTTATTAAATTTAAGCTACTTAAACTGGATTTTCATCATTTTAACCATTGTAAAAGCGTACTATATCATGTGGGCGTTCATGCACTTAGAAGGTGAAAAATCATCATTCCGCTGGTCAATCGTTGCACCAATGGTTTTCTTAATTGCTTATTTGGCATGTTTGCTATTGATAGAAGGCGATTATATCCACGATGTTTTTAAAACTTCTTCCATGAGATGGATGTTTTAA
- a CDS encoding RHS repeat domain-containing protein codes for MFYVGKVQTPTASVTHCIDAINEIINNSATSCEALIAVNQYVCTPIDENNPGNVPVDPTDPTLTPGQQQQADCLTDLNILVAQLAVQIQNGEGSAFFEWYQCINVCIERNDIIDSYGCWERFIHGDGEWPSNCNIVFEQCGCEEQPIIGEIDLCPVLAMIYIDNHLLPDLSNACEVLNYVEETYKCVPLPSEPIDEPITPEDEDDDWVDGGGNTEDPGEDYDEELRKPIWWYHTDHLGSSTYLTDNFGRPSHYYETLPFGEMMVEHNQSANHPSGVGYDNKWKFNGKELDDATQMYYYGARYYDPRISIFVSVDPLAEQTMTPYQYVTNNPIMFTDPTGMTAEPVYDVEGNHLGNTKEGFTGDIIIYNGDKDKSFFENMTAEEFMNHDETVNDVFLLDNVSSEISGKAKSKIWNHIVSAQDGNSFFGTEFKMNNIIGGIQYQASSDFGWMTEYTLNGNIGKIYGSGEYSYESTVENIQSSVIIHEYITHMQYKLGDGSKSHRMSYWYVMNSGKLWNSTTQKYKEFNWRQYNIYKNQEVNEGKRPKPIPLYNSVFKLF; via the coding sequence GTGTTTTATGTTGGTAAAGTACAAACTCCCACCGCATCAGTAACCCATTGTATCGATGCAATCAACGAAATCATCAATAATTCGGCTACAAGCTGTGAAGCATTAATTGCGGTAAACCAATATGTGTGTACACCGATTGATGAAAACAATCCGGGCAATGTTCCTGTAGATCCAACAGATCCAACATTAACACCCGGGCAACAGCAGCAGGCAGACTGTTTAACCGACTTGAATATTTTGGTAGCACAATTGGCTGTGCAGATTCAAAATGGGGAAGGATCGGCATTTTTTGAATGGTATCAGTGTATCAATGTATGCATAGAAAGAAACGATATAATTGATAGTTATGGCTGTTGGGAACGTTTTATACATGGCGATGGGGAATGGCCTTCAAATTGTAATATAGTTTTTGAACAATGCGGTTGCGAGGAACAACCTATCATCGGTGAAATTGATCTCTGTCCTGTATTGGCAATGATTTATATAGACAACCACCTGCTACCTGATTTAAGCAATGCCTGTGAGGTGTTAAATTATGTGGAAGAAACCTATAAATGTGTACCTTTACCATCAGAACCAATTGACGAACCTATCACACCAGAGGATGAAGACGACGATTGGGTTGATGGCGGCGGAAACACCGAGGATCCTGGAGAAGATTATGATGAAGAATTACGCAAACCAATTTGGTGGTACCATACCGACCATTTAGGCAGCAGTACATACCTGACAGACAACTTTGGACGCCCAAGTCATTATTACGAAACATTACCGTTTGGGGAGATGATGGTAGAACACAACCAAAGTGCCAACCACCCGTCTGGTGTGGGTTACGACAACAAATGGAAATTTAATGGTAAAGAGTTAGACGACGCCACACAAATGTATTATTACGGGGCACGTTATTACGACCCAAGAATTAGTATATTTGTATCTGTAGACCCACTGGCGGAGCAAACCATGACGCCTTATCAGTATGTAACCAATAATCCTATTATGTTTACAGATCCTACGGGGATGACTGCAGAACCAGTATATGATGTAGAAGGAAATCATTTAGGGAATACTAAAGAAGGTTTTACAGGAGATATAATTATTTACAATGGAGATAAAGACAAAAGCTTCTTTGAAAATATGACAGCAGAAGAGTTTATGAATCATGATGAAACTGTAAATGATGTTTTTTTATTAGATAATGTTTCATCTGAAATTTCTGGAAAAGCAAAGTCTAAAATTTGGAATCATATTGTTTCCGCTCAAGATGGGAATTCATTTTTCGGAACGGAATTTAAAATGAATAATATAATAGGTGGGATTCAGTATCAAGCTAGTTCAGATTTTGGTTGGATGACAGAATATACATTGAACGGTAATATTGGAAAAATATATGGATCAGGAGAATATAGTTATGAAAGTACAGTAGAAAATATTCAATCATCTGTTATAATTCATGAATATATAACTCATATGCAGTACAAATTAGGTGATGGCAGTAAAAGTCATAGAATGTCATATTGGTATGTGATGAATTCTGGTAAATTATGGAACTCAACTACTCAAAAGTACAAAGAATTTAATTGGCGCCAATACAATATATATAAAAACCAAGAGGTAAATGAAGGAAAAAGACCAAAACCTATTCCTCTCTATAATAGTGTATTTAAACTTTTTTAA
- a CDS encoding RHS repeat-associated core domain-containing protein, with protein sequence MVKAKRQAGKECGCIRDEEEEMQICAEDCANPQASECYEYYAQTGVWMDGCEQIMIDCGCLEDDGSNNELDCFQQALNYIRVNLTFEPNNACAVLDYVLTNFNCSPKETVRPDTPEFFPDLDLPTPHPESNDDLPGEDGPYREEERKPIWWYHTDHLGSSTYLTDNFGRPSHYYETLPFGEMIVEHNQSANHPSGVGYDNKFKFNGKELDDATQMYYYGARYYDPRISIFVSVDPLAEDFVGWTPYHYVHNNPINLIDPTGMSAVYGEGGPKNRDGYSFVNYKPGSDIGTMAVIPSNYNSDSAFSMDYNNAKQSGTPIMLVDDISGFSKGLSQLKTDGSDVGTFALTSHGNSGSFSIGSTKVNNKNSSSTLSALGDKLSGKNLVVLACNTGRGDEGAELTQSMSKQLDARVITSQHLLIGGYRFNGGENMLKSLNPKDSETMNSFTVSARGQQSRTVFNLSMNKNDKSPSYSRSDTNRTFKNSYRAVKKGFNLGSQNNFIR encoded by the coding sequence GTGGTAAAAGCAAAACGCCAGGCTGGTAAAGAATGCGGCTGTATTAGAGACGAAGAAGAAGAAATGCAGATTTGTGCCGAAGATTGCGCAAATCCACAAGCAAGCGAATGTTATGAATATTATGCTCAAACCGGTGTTTGGATGGACGGTTGCGAGCAAATAATGATAGATTGTGGTTGTTTGGAAGACGATGGTTCTAATAATGAGTTAGACTGTTTTCAACAAGCGTTAAACTACATACGGGTAAACCTAACGTTTGAGCCAAACAATGCCTGTGCGGTATTAGATTATGTGCTTACAAATTTCAATTGTTCACCAAAAGAAACTGTAAGGCCAGATACGCCAGAGTTTTTCCCTGATTTGGATTTGCCAACACCCCATCCGGAAAGTAACGATGATTTACCTGGCGAAGATGGACCATACCGCGAAGAAGAACGCAAGCCAATTTGGTGGTACCATACCGACCATTTAGGCAGTAGTACATACCTAACAGACAACTTTGGACGCCCGAGCCATTACTACGAAACACTGCCGTTTGGGGAGATGATTGTGGAGCATAACCAAAGTGCCAACCACCCGTCTGGTGTGGGCTACGACAACAAGTTTAAGTTCAACGGAAAAGAATTAGACGATGCCACACAAATGTATTATTACGGCGCACGTTATTATGACCCAAGAATTAGTATATTTGTAAGTGTGGATCCGCTGGCGGAAGACTTTGTAGGTTGGACACCATATCATTACGTACATAACAATCCAATAAATTTAATTGACCCAACTGGTATGAGTGCTGTATACGGAGAAGGTGGCCCGAAAAATAGAGATGGTTACTCATTCGTAAATTATAAACCGGGGAGTGATATAGGAACAATGGCTGTAATCCCAAGTAACTATAACTCTGATTCTGCATTTTCTATGGATTATAATAATGCTAAACAATCAGGTACACCTATTATGTTGGTTGATGATATTTCAGGTTTCTCTAAAGGACTATCACAATTAAAAACAGATGGTTCTGATGTTGGAACATTTGCCTTGACTTCTCACGGAAATTCTGGTTCTTTTAGTATTGGCAGTACTAAAGTAAATAATAAGAATAGTTCTTCAACTTTAAGTGCCTTAGGTGATAAGTTAAGTGGAAAAAATTTAGTTGTTTTAGCATGTAATACTGGCAGAGGGGATGAAGGAGCTGAACTAACTCAAAGTATGTCCAAGCAGTTAGATGCTAGGGTAATAACTTCTCAGCATTTATTGATCGGCGGGTATAGATTTAATGGAGGTGAGAATATGTTGAAAAGTTTAAATCCTAAAGATAGTGAGACAATGAATAGTTTTACAGTGTCCGCACGGGGTCAACAATCGAGAACTGTTTTTAACTTGTCTATGAATAAAAATGATAAAAGTCCAAGTTACAGTAGGAGTGATACGAATAGAACTTTTAAGAATAGTTATCGAGCTGTGAAAAAAGGATTTAATTTAGGTAGTCAAAATAATTTTATAAGATGA
- a CDS encoding SCO family protein has protein sequence MKKNYAYIWISLVVLVFGIYFVPKIVNRFKDASVVESDRLNVANRNDLLEVGKAPAFSFTNQNKETITNKDYDGKVYLVEFFFSTCPTICPIMNENMVKLQNEFQKEERFGIVSITIDPETDTPENLKEHAQFLGATMKNWHFLTGKEDDIFALSRKFNLYVGRNSDAPGGFEHSGLFALIDKNGMIRSRDISINGDFPYYDGTNEEGLKMLKEDIQQLIKE, from the coding sequence ATGAAAAAAAACTATGCATACATTTGGATTTCACTGGTGGTTTTAGTTTTTGGTATTTACTTTGTGCCAAAAATCGTAAACCGCTTTAAAGACGCATCGGTTGTAGAAAGCGACCGTTTAAATGTGGCAAACCGAAATGATTTGCTAGAAGTGGGCAAAGCACCTGCTTTTTCATTCACCAATCAAAACAAGGAAACCATTACCAACAAAGATTATGATGGAAAGGTTTATTTGGTGGAATTTTTCTTTTCTACCTGTCCCACTATTTGTCCCATAATGAATGAAAATATGGTGAAGTTGCAAAACGAATTTCAGAAAGAAGAGCGCTTTGGAATTGTATCAATAACTATTGACCCGGAAACAGATACGCCCGAAAATTTGAAAGAACACGCGCAGTTTTTAGGTGCTACAATGAAAAACTGGCATTTTTTAACAGGAAAAGAAGACGATATTTTTGCCTTGTCGCGTAAATTTAATTTATATGTTGGCAGAAATAGCGATGCTCCAGGCGGTTTTGAACATTCAGGCTTGTTTGCTTTGATTGACAAAAACGGAATGATTCGTTCAAGGGATATCAGTATAAACGGTGATTTTCCGTATTATGATGGAACCAACGAAGAAGGCTTAAAAATGCTTAAAGAAGATATTCAACAATTAATTAAAGAATAA
- a CDS encoding DUF420 domain-containing protein: MESAQIEKKYSIWIWILSIAIPVVVAVLFSVNLHDLGYNVKPLTFLPPIYATINGITAVLLVYAVRAIKKGNQSLHERLIKICIGCSVAFLAMYVAYHMTSVETKFGGEGALRYLYFFILITHILLSIIIIPFVLVTFVRGIAGAYQRHKKLARITYPMWLYVAVTGVIVYLMIAPYYVQ, encoded by the coding sequence ATGGAAAGCGCACAAATTGAAAAAAAATACAGCATTTGGATTTGGATCTTGTCTATTGCCATTCCGGTTGTTGTAGCTGTTTTATTCAGTGTAAACCTACACGATTTGGGTTACAACGTGAAACCACTCACTTTTTTACCACCAATTTATGCAACTATAAACGGGATTACAGCTGTGTTGCTCGTTTATGCTGTGCGTGCTATTAAAAAAGGAAATCAATCTTTGCATGAACGTTTAATAAAAATATGCATTGGCTGTTCGGTTGCTTTTTTGGCAATGTATGTGGCATATCACATGACATCTGTAGAAACTAAATTTGGCGGGGAAGGTGCATTAAGATACCTTTACTTTTTTATTTTAATTACTCACATTCTTTTATCCATCATCATTATTCCATTTGTGTTGGTAACTTTTGTGCGTGGTATTGCAGGTGCATATCAGCGGCACAAAAAATTGGCACGCATCACCTATCCCATGTGGTTGTATGTGGCTGTTACCGGCGTAATTGTATATTTAATGATTGCTCCGTATTATGTTCAGTAA
- the tsaB gene encoding tRNA (adenosine(37)-N6)-threonylcarbamoyltransferase complex dimerization subunit type 1 TsaB, translated as MVYILNIETATKNCSVSLGANGTTIAFKELSEEQFNHAEKLHVFIKDVINQASLDLSQLHAVAVSKGPGSYTGLRIGVSAAKGLCYALDIPLIAVDTLAVLAAQISVANGLIIPMIDARRMEVFTQQFDEHHKAITPAEALIIDETAFADKSGNMHFVGDGALKCKTVLTSDTFVFHEDVIYPSAKEMSPLSYEKFQQNDFVDVAYFEPYYLKDFMLTTKK; from the coding sequence ATGGTTTATATTTTAAATATCGAAACAGCTACAAAGAATTGCTCTGTAAGTTTGGGTGCCAATGGAACAACCATCGCTTTTAAAGAACTTTCCGAGGAGCAATTTAATCATGCCGAAAAATTGCATGTGTTTATTAAAGATGTTATAAACCAAGCTTCTCTTGATTTGTCGCAATTGCATGCAGTAGCAGTTAGTAAAGGTCCGGGTTCATATACTGGTTTGCGAATTGGTGTTTCTGCTGCAAAAGGTTTGTGTTATGCCTTGGATATTCCCTTAATTGCTGTGGATACATTGGCAGTTTTGGCAGCACAAATTTCTGTTGCAAACGGTTTGATAATTCCAATGATTGATGCCCGAAGAATGGAAGTTTTCACCCAACAATTTGATGAACACCACAAAGCTATCACCCCTGCCGAAGCTTTAATTATTGATGAAACTGCTTTTGCAGATAAAAGCGGAAATATGCATTTTGTGGGCGATGGCGCATTGAAATGTAAAACTGTTTTAACCAGTGATACATTTGTTTTCCATGAAGATGTTATTTATCCTTCAGCAAAAGAAATGAGCCCATTAAGTTATGAAAAGTTTCAGCAGAATGATTTTGTAGATGTGGCTTATTTTGAACCTTATTACCTTAAAGATTTTATGCTTACCACCAAAAAATAA
- a CDS encoding thioredoxin domain-containing protein, with amino-acid sequence MQNQLKNAHSPYLLQHAQNPVFWQMWNTQNRNFAKETNKLLIISIGYAACHWCHVMEKECFEDNEVAHVMNASFTSFKIDREELPAIDAYYMQALQLMTKQGGWPLNIVALPNGLPVWGATYVPKEQWIDVLEQLAELFTNNPEKMYEYAEKLQNGISLANNMLEIYPKQSTEFDFSPLLLNWKKSFDDEFGGYQRAPKFMMPTNLNFLYQYGIATNDDSLTQHVELTLSKMAYGGLFDVLEGGFSRYSVDHKWHIPHFEKMLYDNAQLLTTYSKAYLRTNYILYKNVVEKTVAFVTKNWQDASGGFYAAYDADSFNTENKLQEGAYYFWQKNELQDLIDPSEWNLFEEVFSINADGFWEEAQAYVLFQKEDLAVIAKKYQLNLNQLEQLKRIWEQLLLKNREKRTKPLLDDKIITSWNAQLLTGLLMAEKIIPSQEINQSIASLTHFLQTKAFQNNQLGRVFKNNELYIDGTLEDYAFTIEAFIQLFNKTQQQQHLQFAQELTFYALDVFFDEKQGFFKASKDNSLGTVFEIEDNVIPSGNAIMARNLFYLGLLFKNEYFTKVSNEMIERVLAQINYASAYSEWLTNYLLVTNHFEYIILKDVSQEEFRAIYEANKHQIILNNSLNIPILDGYKNQTKKFQVCTLHSCQIETNDFTKIFN; translated from the coding sequence ATGCAAAATCAACTTAAAAACGCACATTCCCCCTATTTGCTGCAACATGCCCAAAATCCTGTTTTTTGGCAAATGTGGAATACCCAAAACAGAAATTTTGCTAAAGAAACCAATAAATTGCTCATCATTAGTATTGGATATGCCGCTTGCCATTGGTGCCACGTGATGGAAAAAGAGTGTTTTGAAGACAATGAAGTTGCACATGTGATGAATGCTTCTTTCACCAGTTTTAAGATTGACCGCGAAGAATTACCGGCGATAGATGCATATTATATGCAGGCTTTGCAGCTAATGACCAAGCAAGGTGGCTGGCCGCTAAACATTGTAGCTTTGCCAAATGGTTTGCCTGTGTGGGGCGCCACTTATGTACCTAAAGAGCAATGGATAGATGTTTTAGAACAATTAGCCGAACTTTTTACAAATAACCCTGAAAAAATGTATGAATATGCAGAAAAACTTCAGAATGGTATTTCGCTTGCTAATAATATGTTAGAAATTTATCCGAAACAATCAACAGAATTTGACTTTAGTCCTCTTTTGTTGAACTGGAAAAAAAGTTTCGATGATGAGTTTGGTGGTTATCAACGGGCACCGAAATTCATGATGCCTACTAATTTGAATTTTCTTTATCAATATGGAATTGCAACAAACGATGATTCGTTAACCCAGCATGTAGAGCTCACACTTTCTAAAATGGCTTATGGTGGTTTGTTTGACGTGCTTGAAGGTGGCTTTTCGCGCTATAGTGTTGATCACAAATGGCACATTCCCCACTTTGAAAAAATGTTGTATGACAATGCCCAACTGCTCACAACCTATTCCAAAGCGTATCTTCGCACAAATTATATATTGTATAAAAATGTTGTAGAAAAAACAGTTGCATTCGTTACAAAAAATTGGCAAGATGCATCGGGTGGATTTTATGCCGCATACGATGCCGATAGTTTTAATACCGAAAATAAATTGCAAGAAGGTGCTTACTATTTTTGGCAAAAAAACGAGCTTCAGGATTTAATTGACCCAAGTGAATGGAATTTGTTTGAAGAGGTTTTTTCGATTAATGCCGATGGATTTTGGGAAGAAGCACAGGCGTATGTTTTATTTCAAAAAGAAGATTTAGCCGTAATTGCCAAAAAATATCAATTAAACCTCAACCAGCTTGAACAACTAAAGAGGATTTGGGAGCAACTTTTGTTGAAAAACCGAGAAAAAAGAACAAAGCCATTGCTTGATGACAAAATCATCACCTCGTGGAACGCACAACTTTTAACCGGTTTATTAATGGCAGAAAAAATCATTCCCTCACAAGAAATCAACCAAAGTATAGCATCTTTGACTCATTTTCTGCAAACAAAAGCCTTTCAAAACAATCAATTAGGAAGAGTTTTTAAAAACAATGAACTGTATATCGATGGCACATTAGAAGATTATGCGTTTACCATTGAAGCGTTTATCCAACTTTTCAATAAAACACAGCAGCAGCAGCATCTGCAGTTTGCTCAAGAACTTACCTTTTATGCTTTAGATGTATTTTTTGATGAAAAACAAGGCTTTTTTAAAGCATCGAAAGATAATTCACTTGGTACGGTTTTTGAGATAGAAGACAATGTGATACCATCAGGCAATGCAATCATGGCTCGAAATTTATTTTATTTGGGATTGCTTTTTAAAAACGAATATTTCACAAAAGTTTCCAATGAAATGATTGAAAGGGTGCTTGCACAAATCAATTACGCCAGTGCTTATTCGGAATGGTTAACAAACTATTTATTAGTTACCAATCATTTTGAGTACATCATTTTGAAAGATGTTTCACAAGAAGAATTCCGTGCTATTTATGAAGCAAATAAGCATCAAATAATACTGAATAATTCATTAAATATTCCTATTTTAGACGGCTATAAAAATCAAACCAAAAAATTTCAAGTTTGCACATTACATAGTTGCCAAATAGAAACAAACGATTTTACTAAAATTTTTAATTAA